One genomic window of Euleptes europaea isolate rEulEur1 chromosome 8, rEulEur1.hap1, whole genome shotgun sequence includes the following:
- the PAK1IP1 gene encoding p21-activated protein kinase-interacting protein 1, giving the protein MELIAGCYEQVLFGYAVRPAENWAVVSDFTHHAHSASLSAVAVNDRYVVTGSRDETIQIYDMQKKVEHGALLQHNGTISCLEFYGRTHLLSGAEDGLICIWNAKKWECLKSIKAHKGHVTSLSIHPSGKLALSVGTDKTLRTWNLGEGRSAFIKNLKQNAHLVKWSPSGELYVVVIASKVNIYKLATASISGTIVTKKNISSLRFITDCILAVAGDDELVRLFDCESQDCLCEFKAHENRIKDIYSFKGEDLHILVTASSDGYIKMWSLDPDKIKSSPSLLCEVNTKARLTCLAVWLKSNLEAKQTSDEARASSSQVDEEPRIKKICWTDSGKTAERDGQEASKKRKSTNVQQKKKKILQRLK; this is encoded by the exons ATGGAGCTGATCGCGGGCTGCTACGAACAGGTTTTGTTCGGATACGCGGTGCGGCCGGCTGAg aACTGGGCAGTTGTTTCTGATTTCACCCACCACGCCCACAGTGCTTCATTGTCAGCAGTCGCTGTGAATGACAGATATGTCGTTACGGGCAGCCGGGATGAAACTATACAAATCTATGACATGCAGAAGAAAGTAGAACATGGGGCATTGCTGCAACACAATG GCACCATCAGCTGCTTGGAATTCTATGGCAGGACACACCTGCTGAGTGGTGCTGAGGACGGCTTAATATGCATTTGGAACGCCAAAAAGTGGGAATGCCTGAAATCAATTAAAGCACACAA GGGACATGTGACATCTCTTTCTATTCATCCTTCTGGAAAGTTGGCTTTGTCAGTAGGAACAGACAAGACGTTACG aaCATGGAATCTTGGAGAAGGAAGATCGGCTTTCATAAAAAATCTAAAACAAA ATGCACATCTTGTGAAATGGTCACCTAGCGGAGAATTGTATGTGGTGGTTATAGCTTCTAAAGTCAATATATACAAACTTGCAACTGCTTCTATCTCTGGCACCATCGTTACAAAGAAAAACATATCTTCACTAAGATTTATTACA GATTGCATACTTGCTGTTGCCGGAGATGACGAATTGGTACGATTATTTGACTGTGAATCACAGGACTGTCTTTGTGAATTTAAAGCTCATGAAAACAG AATAAAGGATATATACAGTTTTAAAGGGGAAGATTTACACATTCTGGTGACTGCATCGAGTGATGGATACATTAAGATGTGGAGTCTTGATCCTGACAAG attaagAGTTCTCCATCATTGCTGTGTGAAGTCAATACCAAAGCCAGACTCACTTGTCTTGCAGTTTGGCTCAAAAGCAATTTGGAAGCTAAACAGACCTCTGATGAAGCCAGAGCATCTTCATCTCAAG TAGATGAAGAACCACGGATTAAGAAGATATGCTGGACTGACAGTGGTAAGACAGCAGAGAGAGATGGCCAAGAAGCCTCCAAGAAAAGAAAATCTACAAAtgtacagcaaaagaaaaaaaagattttgcagaggCTGAAATGA
- the LOC130481678 gene encoding tRNA selenocysteine 1-associated protein 1-like isoform X3, whose amino-acid sequence MASQQDTVGKAKKESLPLWWRSPHKKRKKKSKARAGRPDFTSIPSRPEFPRQEFVRATEFSRPTEFSRPEFAIFVGEITPEVDDFLLYDYFFKRYPSCVDCKVATDLLGYSRGYGFVRFSDEGDMMRALQDCQNAPGLGGKRIRLTLGISKRLKAEFQRYQPYSYNDYYQDYQNYYRQYNYDRNERFDRYERLDRFDRGNRFAERFPDRYPEQFGDHLPERYAERFGPRFGNRYGDYPEYGDYPEYGDYADYGDYNYSYAYDRMQQTGNMGQQSMNPAVFQETSAMVMNDDLITEDPQLHVDVHRMNREFMVRSEELFDTLMSCHWQPLDTVTSEIPTAF is encoded by the exons ATGGCTAGCCAG CAGGATACAGTGGGAAAGGCCAAAAAAGAAAGCCTGCCTCTGTGGTGGAGATCCCCCCACAAAAAACGGAAGAAAAAGAGTAAAGCAAGAGCAGGAAGACCAGATTTTACTAGTATTCCAAGCAG GCCAGAATTTCCTAGACAAGAATTTGTTAGGGCGACGGAATTTTCCAGGCCGACGGAATTTTCCAGGCCAGAATTTGCAATATTTGTAGGAGAGATAACTCCTGAAGTGGATGATTTCTTGCTCTATGACTACTTTTTCAAAAGGTACCCCTCCTGTGTAGACTGTAAAGTGGCAACAGATCTGCTAGGATACTCCAG GGGTTATGGCTTTGTCAGGTTTTCTGATGAAGGTGATATGATGAGAGCCTTGCAAGATTGTCAGAATGCACCTGGTCTGGGTGGGAAGCGAATCCGGTTGACTTTAGGAATTTCTAAAAG ATTGAAAGCAGAATTTCAGCGGTACCAGCCATATAGCTATAATGACTATTACCAAGACTATCAGAACTACTATCGCCAGTATAATTATGACAGAAATGAACGCTTTGATCGCTATGAACGCCTTGACCGTTTCGATCGAGGCAATCGTTTTGCTGAACGTTTTCCAGACCGCTACCCTGAGCAGTTTGGTGACCATCTTCCTGAACGTTATGCTGAGCGCTTTGGTCCCCGTTTTGGTAACCGCTATGGTGACTACCCAGAATATGGTGACTATCCTGAATATGGAGACTACGCTGATTATGGTGACTACAACTACAGTTATGCTTATGACAGGATGCAACAGACTGGAAATATGGGACAGCAATCTATGAATCCAGCTGTATTTCAG GAGACTTCTGCAATGGTTATGAATGATGATTTAATAACAGAAG ATCCACAGCTCCATGTAGATGTTCACAGAATGAACAGAGAATTTATGGTGAGAAGTGAAGAACTCTTTGACACACTTATGAGCTGTCATTGGCAACCTCTGGATACAGTCACATCTGAGATCCCTACCGCTTTCTAA
- the LOC130481678 gene encoding tRNA selenocysteine 1-associated protein 1-like isoform X2, giving the protein MGPQASVKGKDTVGKAKKESLPLWWRSPHKKRKKKSKARAGRPDFTSIPSRPEFPRQEFVRATEFSRPTEFSRPEFAIFVGEITPEVDDFLLYDYFFKRYPSCVDCKVATDLLGYSRGYGFVRFSDEGDMMRALQDCQNAPGLGGKRIRLTLGISKRLKAEFQRYQPYSYNDYYQDYQNYYRQYNYDRNERFDRYERLDRFDRGNRFAERFPDRYPEQFGDHLPERYAERFGPRFGNRYGDYPEYGDYPEYGDYADYGDYNYSYAYDRMQQTGNMGQQSMNPAVFQETSAMVMNDDLITEDPQLHVDVHRMNREFMVRSEELFDTLMSCHWQPLDTVTSEIPTAF; this is encoded by the exons ATGGGACCCCAGGCTTCTGTCAAGGGAAAG GATACAGTGGGAAAGGCCAAAAAAGAAAGCCTGCCTCTGTGGTGGAGATCCCCCCACAAAAAACGGAAGAAAAAGAGTAAAGCAAGAGCAGGAAGACCAGATTTTACTAGTATTCCAAGCAG GCCAGAATTTCCTAGACAAGAATTTGTTAGGGCGACGGAATTTTCCAGGCCGACGGAATTTTCCAGGCCAGAATTTGCAATATTTGTAGGAGAGATAACTCCTGAAGTGGATGATTTCTTGCTCTATGACTACTTTTTCAAAAGGTACCCCTCCTGTGTAGACTGTAAAGTGGCAACAGATCTGCTAGGATACTCCAG GGGTTATGGCTTTGTCAGGTTTTCTGATGAAGGTGATATGATGAGAGCCTTGCAAGATTGTCAGAATGCACCTGGTCTGGGTGGGAAGCGAATCCGGTTGACTTTAGGAATTTCTAAAAG ATTGAAAGCAGAATTTCAGCGGTACCAGCCATATAGCTATAATGACTATTACCAAGACTATCAGAACTACTATCGCCAGTATAATTATGACAGAAATGAACGCTTTGATCGCTATGAACGCCTTGACCGTTTCGATCGAGGCAATCGTTTTGCTGAACGTTTTCCAGACCGCTACCCTGAGCAGTTTGGTGACCATCTTCCTGAACGTTATGCTGAGCGCTTTGGTCCCCGTTTTGGTAACCGCTATGGTGACTACCCAGAATATGGTGACTATCCTGAATATGGAGACTACGCTGATTATGGTGACTACAACTACAGTTATGCTTATGACAGGATGCAACAGACTGGAAATATGGGACAGCAATCTATGAATCCAGCTGTATTTCAG GAGACTTCTGCAATGGTTATGAATGATGATTTAATAACAGAAG ATCCACAGCTCCATGTAGATGTTCACAGAATGAACAGAGAATTTATGGTGAGAAGTGAAGAACTCTTTGACACACTTATGAGCTGTCATTGGCAACCTCTGGATACAGTCACATCTGAGATCCCTACCGCTTTCTAA
- the LOC130481678 gene encoding tRNA selenocysteine 1-associated protein 1-like isoform X1 gives MGPQASVKGKQDTVGKAKKESLPLWWRSPHKKRKKKSKARAGRPDFTSIPSRPEFPRQEFVRATEFSRPTEFSRPEFAIFVGEITPEVDDFLLYDYFFKRYPSCVDCKVATDLLGYSRGYGFVRFSDEGDMMRALQDCQNAPGLGGKRIRLTLGISKRLKAEFQRYQPYSYNDYYQDYQNYYRQYNYDRNERFDRYERLDRFDRGNRFAERFPDRYPEQFGDHLPERYAERFGPRFGNRYGDYPEYGDYPEYGDYADYGDYNYSYAYDRMQQTGNMGQQSMNPAVFQETSAMVMNDDLITEDPQLHVDVHRMNREFMVRSEELFDTLMSCHWQPLDTVTSEIPTAF, from the exons ATGGGACCCCAGGCTTCTGTCAAGGGAAAG CAGGATACAGTGGGAAAGGCCAAAAAAGAAAGCCTGCCTCTGTGGTGGAGATCCCCCCACAAAAAACGGAAGAAAAAGAGTAAAGCAAGAGCAGGAAGACCAGATTTTACTAGTATTCCAAGCAG GCCAGAATTTCCTAGACAAGAATTTGTTAGGGCGACGGAATTTTCCAGGCCGACGGAATTTTCCAGGCCAGAATTTGCAATATTTGTAGGAGAGATAACTCCTGAAGTGGATGATTTCTTGCTCTATGACTACTTTTTCAAAAGGTACCCCTCCTGTGTAGACTGTAAAGTGGCAACAGATCTGCTAGGATACTCCAG GGGTTATGGCTTTGTCAGGTTTTCTGATGAAGGTGATATGATGAGAGCCTTGCAAGATTGTCAGAATGCACCTGGTCTGGGTGGGAAGCGAATCCGGTTGACTTTAGGAATTTCTAAAAG ATTGAAAGCAGAATTTCAGCGGTACCAGCCATATAGCTATAATGACTATTACCAAGACTATCAGAACTACTATCGCCAGTATAATTATGACAGAAATGAACGCTTTGATCGCTATGAACGCCTTGACCGTTTCGATCGAGGCAATCGTTTTGCTGAACGTTTTCCAGACCGCTACCCTGAGCAGTTTGGTGACCATCTTCCTGAACGTTATGCTGAGCGCTTTGGTCCCCGTTTTGGTAACCGCTATGGTGACTACCCAGAATATGGTGACTATCCTGAATATGGAGACTACGCTGATTATGGTGACTACAACTACAGTTATGCTTATGACAGGATGCAACAGACTGGAAATATGGGACAGCAATCTATGAATCCAGCTGTATTTCAG GAGACTTCTGCAATGGTTATGAATGATGATTTAATAACAGAAG ATCCACAGCTCCATGTAGATGTTCACAGAATGAACAGAGAATTTATGGTGAGAAGTGAAGAACTCTTTGACACACTTATGAGCTGTCATTGGCAACCTCTGGATACAGTCACATCTGAGATCCCTACCGCTTTCTAA
- the LOC130481678 gene encoding tRNA selenocysteine 1-associated protein 1-like isoform X4, whose product MASQDTVGKAKKESLPLWWRSPHKKRKKKSKARAGRPDFTSIPSRPEFPRQEFVRATEFSRPTEFSRPEFAIFVGEITPEVDDFLLYDYFFKRYPSCVDCKVATDLLGYSRGYGFVRFSDEGDMMRALQDCQNAPGLGGKRIRLTLGISKRLKAEFQRYQPYSYNDYYQDYQNYYRQYNYDRNERFDRYERLDRFDRGNRFAERFPDRYPEQFGDHLPERYAERFGPRFGNRYGDYPEYGDYPEYGDYADYGDYNYSYAYDRMQQTGNMGQQSMNPAVFQETSAMVMNDDLITEDPQLHVDVHRMNREFMVRSEELFDTLMSCHWQPLDTVTSEIPTAF is encoded by the exons ATGGCTAGCCAG GATACAGTGGGAAAGGCCAAAAAAGAAAGCCTGCCTCTGTGGTGGAGATCCCCCCACAAAAAACGGAAGAAAAAGAGTAAAGCAAGAGCAGGAAGACCAGATTTTACTAGTATTCCAAGCAG GCCAGAATTTCCTAGACAAGAATTTGTTAGGGCGACGGAATTTTCCAGGCCGACGGAATTTTCCAGGCCAGAATTTGCAATATTTGTAGGAGAGATAACTCCTGAAGTGGATGATTTCTTGCTCTATGACTACTTTTTCAAAAGGTACCCCTCCTGTGTAGACTGTAAAGTGGCAACAGATCTGCTAGGATACTCCAG GGGTTATGGCTTTGTCAGGTTTTCTGATGAAGGTGATATGATGAGAGCCTTGCAAGATTGTCAGAATGCACCTGGTCTGGGTGGGAAGCGAATCCGGTTGACTTTAGGAATTTCTAAAAG ATTGAAAGCAGAATTTCAGCGGTACCAGCCATATAGCTATAATGACTATTACCAAGACTATCAGAACTACTATCGCCAGTATAATTATGACAGAAATGAACGCTTTGATCGCTATGAACGCCTTGACCGTTTCGATCGAGGCAATCGTTTTGCTGAACGTTTTCCAGACCGCTACCCTGAGCAGTTTGGTGACCATCTTCCTGAACGTTATGCTGAGCGCTTTGGTCCCCGTTTTGGTAACCGCTATGGTGACTACCCAGAATATGGTGACTATCCTGAATATGGAGACTACGCTGATTATGGTGACTACAACTACAGTTATGCTTATGACAGGATGCAACAGACTGGAAATATGGGACAGCAATCTATGAATCCAGCTGTATTTCAG GAGACTTCTGCAATGGTTATGAATGATGATTTAATAACAGAAG ATCCACAGCTCCATGTAGATGTTCACAGAATGAACAGAGAATTTATGGTGAGAAGTGAAGAACTCTTTGACACACTTATGAGCTGTCATTGGCAACCTCTGGATACAGTCACATCTGAGATCCCTACCGCTTTCTAA